A window of Mytilus trossulus isolate FHL-02 unplaced genomic scaffold, PNRI_Mtr1.1.1.hap1 h1tg000138l__unscaffolded, whole genome shotgun sequence contains these coding sequences:
- the LOC134700357 gene encoding beta-1,3-galactosyltransferase brn-like yields MAILCNRRRYFRVRNFQFKLFTFSISFLFVFVLFQLKGLQNSIYYGGRKSFWNNTDQILSDLKEKGSSNIMPLNSLLLDTAFREDPVKLFEAFDSVELLFVVKSHILNFGKREAIRQTWGHVKQLRIKIIFVLGHLHNMDHFADLESKLHKDIIQLNIEDKYENLVYKTIYALLSLSKLNIETEYVHCVDDDRLVNAINVYDIARQNIAQSDTVMLGFMVNLSRPARTMTSKNYISFEDYPFLYFPSYIIGGTILTNMKTIHMLSIGIQHVRLIHIEDVYIGIVATAFKIEMRHHSGFHPFKKTVLSFSSYLSSPGYDHADALLRDWTLIEQNEKINT; encoded by the exons ATGGCTATTTTATGTAATAGACGACGCTATTTTAGAGTTAGGAATTTTCAATTCAAACT atTTACATTTTCTATTAGTTTcctgtttgtgtttgttttatttcaacttaAAGGTCTACAGAACTCGATATATTATGGAGGGCGTAAATCATTTTGGAATAATACTGACCAAATTCTATCTGATCTTAAAGAAAAGGGAAGTTCAAATATCATGCCATTGAACTCATTGTTGTTGGATACCGCATTTCGGGAAGATCCTGTGAAATTGTTTGAAGCGTTTGATTCCGTAGAATTATTGTTTGTTGTGAAATCGCATATACTTAATTTTGGTAAACGAGAAGCTATTCGTCAGACGTGGGGACACGTAAAACAACTTCGAATAAAAATTATCTTTGTCCTTGGGCACTTACATAATATGGACCATTTTGCTGATTTAGAATCAAAATTACATAAGGATATAATTCAACTAAACATAGAAGATAAATACGaaaatttagtttataaaactatatatgCATTGCTTTCCTTATCGAAACTTAATATCGAAACCGAATATGTACACTGTGTAGATGATGATCGTTTAGTTAACGCAATAAATGTATACGATATAGCAAGACAAAACATTGCACAATCAGATACGGTAATGTTAGGATTTATGGTAAACTTATCCCGACCAGCTAGAACTATGActtcaaaaaattatatttcattcgAGGATTATCCTTTTCTATATTTCCCGTCTTATATTATAGGAGGAACCATattaacaaatatgaaaacGATACATATGCTTTCAATAGGGATACAACATGTACGGTTAATCCACATAGAAGATGTTTACATTGGAATTGTTGCAACAGCTTTCAAGATAGAAATGCGACATCATTCAGGGTTTCATCCCTTTAAAAAAACCGTTTTATCGTTTAGTAGTTATTTATCATCTCCTGGATATGATCATGCAGATGCATTATTAAGAGACTGGACTCTCATTGAACAAAACGAAAAGATCAATACGTAA